In Equus przewalskii isolate Varuska chromosome 6, EquPr2, whole genome shotgun sequence, one DNA window encodes the following:
- the UEVLD gene encoding ubiquitin-conjugating enzyme E2 variant 3 isoform X6: MEFDCEGLRRLLGKYKFRDLTMEELKNVNMFFPHFRYSMDTYVFKDSSQKDLLNFTGTVPVMYHGNTYNIPIRLWILDSHPFAPPICFLKPTANMGISVGKHVDAQGRIYLPYLQNWSHPKSVIVGLIKEMIAKFQEELPLYSLPSSDEARQVDLLAYIAKITEGVSDINSKNWANQENKTINKITVVGGGELGIACTLAISAKGIADRLVLLDLSEGTKGGTMDLDIFNLPNVEISKGEDSH; encoded by the exons tacAAGTTCAGGGATCTAACTATGGAAGAACTAAAGAATGTAAATATGTTTTTCCCACATTTCAGATATTCCATGGACACCTATG ttttcaaAGATAGTTCCCAGAAAGACCTGCTGAATTTCACTGGCACTGTTCCTGTGATGTATCATG GTAATACATATAACATACCAATTCGTTTGTGGATTTTGGATTCTCACCCTTTTGCTCCCCCCATTTGCTTCTTAAAGCCAACTGCAAATATGGGAatctcagttggaaaacatgtgGATGCTCAAGGCAGAATATACTTGCCCTATCTCCAAAATTGGAGCCAC CCTAAATCTGTCATTGTTGgattaattaaagaaatgattGCCAAATTTCAAGAGGAACTTCCTCTGTATTCTCTACCATCATCTGATGAAGCGCGGCAGGTGGACTTGCTAGCCTATATTGCAAAAATCACTGaag GTGTCTCAGACATAAATTCAAAGAACTGGGCAAATCaggagaataaaacaataaacaaaattactGTGGTTGGAGGTGGAGAACTGGGAATTGCCTGCACATTAGCAATTTCAGCAAAG GGCATTGCAGACAGACTGGTCCTCTTAGACCTCTCAGAAGGGACTAAAGGAGGGACGATGGACCTTGACATCTTTAATCTGCCTAATGTCGAGATCAGCAAAG